The Aminivibrio sp. sequence CGGCTTCCTGTTCGAGTGCGCGGAGAAGGGCCTGGTCTCACCGGAGGCAGCGGGGGGGCTGGACCTCTCGTGGGGGAACGGCGCCGTCCTTCCCCGGCTTGTGGAGATGATTGCCCTCAGGGAAGGCATCGGCGATATTCTCGCCGGCGGCGTCAGGAGAGCGGCGGAAAAGATCGGCGGAGGGGCGGAGCGGTTCGCCGTCCACGTGAAGGGCCTGGAGGGTCCCTGCCACGACCCCCGGGCCGGCAAGACCCTTGCTGTCAGCTACGGCACGGGCAACCGGGGCATGTGCCACATCCATCCCCTTGAAACGGTGGCTTACGACTGCGCCCACACCGACTTCGGGCTGATCCCTTTCGGCCTGCCCGACCCGAAACGGTTCGGCCGGTGGGACGAGGAAGGAAAGGGCGAGGCGACCAGGATCCTGCAGGACGGAGGGGCCCTCCCGGATATCCTCGGAACCTGCAAGTTTTACATGTACGTGGGCATTACCCCAAGGGAATATGCGGCCATGCTCTCGGCGCTGACGGGATGGAACGTGACGGGCGAGGATCTTTTGGAGACGGCGGAGCGGGTGACGAACCTTCAGCGCCTTTTCAACTGCCGGGAGGGTTTTGGAAGAGAGCAGGACCGTCTTCCGGACAGGGCACGGTCCCTGCCTGCCTTCGGGAAATATGCCGGCAGCCCGGAAAGCGCTGTCCGGAACTACGACCTCATGCTGAACGAATATTACGACGCCAGGGGATGGGACAGGGAAACCGGCGCTCCCCTGGAGGAAACCCTCCTTCGGCTTGGGATTGAAGGATAGAAGACAGGATGCACAAAGCATTTACATGGAAAAGACGGGAGACAAACGGGGGAGAAAAAGGTACAATATGAACCTGTTATGTCAAGAACAGGATGATGACGAGGTTTCCAGGCAGAGGCAACACACACTTTCGGGGAATGGGAGTTGATGTCCGGATGCTGACGGAGAACATCGTGACGGTTTCGGGGACGCTCCATCTGATCCGCGTCGAGGCAGGCGCCGGCAAGCCGAAGAAATACATACCCTTTTCGGTGCGCCAGGACACGCCGGGGACGGATGGGAGCGTCAGAAAGGACTTTCTTCTCGCCAGGATTTATGATCCCCGCATCCAGGAAGAAATGAAGAACCTGAAGGAAGGGGTGCCTGTAAGAGTGCATGGGGATGTGCGCTCATCCCTGGGAAGCGGCGAGATGTACATCAACGTGACCGCCATCGAAGTTCTGGTTTAAGGACTTCCCCGTTCCGTCCAGCGGGCCGAAAGGTTGCTTGGGGACGCGCATTGCAGTGCGTGCAGATGGTGTGGTGCATCAGGGATAGAGACTGGGTGATCCCGGTGCCGGAACAATTCTGACTCTATCCGGTTCCCTGATTCGAATCTGCTCTTTTTTCCGAAAAACGCCGTCGCCGGGATTTCATTGTCTTTTTCTCATTCTCCCGCACCGTTTTCATCGGGACGCTCTCCCTCCGGGGGCGTCCCGTTTCGTACAACACCATCATTTCAAATCAGGAGGTCGATTCAATGGCAGGGAATACCGGCGGAAGAACAGCCGTCCGGGTCCTGGAGCGCATGAACATGTCCGTTCTCTTCGGCATACCGGGCATTCACAACCTTTCTCTTTATAAAGGTCTCTCAACAAGCCCCATAAGGCACATCACCACCCGCCACGAACAGGGGGCCGGGTTCATGGCCTACGGATGGGGCAAATCCACGGGAACACCGGGAGTGGTCTTCGCCATCACCGGACCCGGACTCACCAATATCCTCACGCCTCTCGGCCAGGCCTTTCACGATTCAGTTCCCATGGTGGCCGTCACCACCCAGATTCCCTCGCGGTTTCTTTCAGGCCGTTCCGGCTACCTTCACGAACTTCGGGATTCCACCGTCATGTCCTCCTCGGTCACCAAGGGCTCCTTCCGGGCATCGTCCCCGGAGGAGATTCCCTGTCTTGTGGAACAGGCCCTCAGACTCTCCGTCGAGGGACGGCCGGGGCCCGTGCACGTGGAGATTCCCCTGGACTATCTCGACGAACCCTGCGGCCTGCCCGGCGGAGAACCGGTGCGCCGGGAGGGGTACCCTCTTTCTGAAGGGCTTGTCGGCGAAGCTGCCGGGAGCCTGTCGGCAGCCCGGTCGCCCTTCATCATCGCCGGCGGAGGTGCCGCGGGAGCCGCTGAAGCGGTGAGGTCGCTGGCGGAGAAGCTCTCCTCTCCGGTGGTGCTGACGTCGGCGGGGAAGGGTATCCTCCCGGACAATCACCCCCTCTGCCTCGGTGCACGGCTCCATTTCCCGGCGGTGAAGGAGCTGCTGCGGAATTCGGACTGCATCCTCGCCCTTGGAACCGAGCTTTCCCCCGCGGACCTGTGGGAGGAGGAATTTCCCTTCCCCGACAGGATGATCTCGGTAGACACGGACGGCGGCTTCGCCTCGTCCCGGAAAGGACTGTTCCTCGGGGGCAGGTGCGAGGACGTGGTCCCCATGCTTGCGGAAGCGGTGAACGACAGGGGAAACATCTCCTTTCCCGGCAGGACGGCCCTTCTCGGCGAATGCCGGGAGGCCCTCGGTTCCGTTCTCGGCGTGGAAGAGGAGCTTCCCCTGCTGTATGACACCG is a genomic window containing:
- a CDS encoding DNA-binding protein; translated protein: MLTENIVTVSGTLHLIRVEAGAGKPKKYIPFSVRQDTPGTDGSVRKDFLLARIYDPRIQEEMKNLKEGVPVRVHGDVRSSLGSGEMYINVTAIEVLV
- a CDS encoding thiamine pyrophosphate-binding protein; this translates as MAGNTGGRTAVRVLERMNMSVLFGIPGIHNLSLYKGLSTSPIRHITTRHEQGAGFMAYGWGKSTGTPGVVFAITGPGLTNILTPLGQAFHDSVPMVAVTTQIPSRFLSGRSGYLHELRDSTVMSSSVTKGSFRASSPEEIPCLVEQALRLSVEGRPGPVHVEIPLDYLDEPCGLPGGEPVRREGYPLSEGLVGEAAGSLSAARSPFIIAGGGAAGAAEAVRSLAEKLSSPVVLTSAGKGILPDNHPLCLGARLHFPAVKELLRNSDCILALGTELSPADLWEEEFPFPDRMISVDTDGGFASSRKGLFLGGRCEDVVPMLAEAVNDRGNISFPGRTALLGECREALGSVLGVEEELPLLYDTVSALAGALGGDGILWADMTGAAYCAISEYPCSRPRTFLHPVGFGALGAALPGGLGTRCAFPDRRVAVLTGDGGFQFTLPELAVGVQEKICLPVVLWNDGGFGEIRRTQDRNGGPRIAVDHWNPDFRVLAGAYGIPYFAPEGGAGIGQALESAFEVPTPSIIEVKVRKGARI